In one Chitinophaga sancti genomic region, the following are encoded:
- a CDS encoding DEAD/DEAH box helicase, with protein MTTFETLGLQEPLLKGIQDLGFVAPTPIQEKAIPVLLGGDRDFVGLAQTGTGKTAAFGLPLLQQIDIKQRHPQGLILCPTRELCLQITNDLKNFSKHLGDVSIVAVYGGSSIVQQLRDLKRGVHIVIATPGRLLDIIDRKAVNFTNVRYVVLDEADEMLNMGFQEDINSILSNTPEEKTTWLFSATMPQEVRRIAQKYMSDPFELTVGNKNSGNVNIEHEYYIVRPREKYAALKRIVDFNPEIFGIIFTRTKIESQEIAESLIRDGYNADALHGDLTQQQRDKVMKRFREKSLQVLVATDVAARGIDVDNVTHVINYELPDDVENYTHRSGRTARAGKSGVSIAIIGSRDTGKIRQIERVIGKKFLKAEVPDGFAVCEKQLFGLVHKVHSVVVNEEQIEPYLERIYEEFQNMSKEEIIKRFASLEFNQFLEYYQDAPDLNVKEEKRTFEAGERSTRGNGKFTRLFINLGSVDDFTRGDMLRYLCDTSGVRGNKIGRIDLKGVYSFFEVENDVVGTFQDTFKKAEYNGRSVRIEMSQDGDRRRSGGPGGGGRSREDGGGRRRWEGSGSGGGSSQRPGLKKRY; from the coding sequence ATGACAACATTTGAAACATTAGGCTTACAAGAGCCCCTTTTGAAAGGAATCCAGGACCTCGGATTCGTAGCGCCTACACCGATACAGGAAAAAGCTATTCCTGTACTCCTCGGCGGAGACAGAGACTTCGTAGGTTTAGCCCAGACGGGCACCGGTAAGACGGCAGCATTTGGCCTGCCGCTGTTACAGCAGATTGATATTAAACAGCGTCACCCACAAGGGCTCATATTATGCCCTACCCGTGAACTGTGCCTGCAAATCACCAATGACCTGAAAAATTTCAGCAAGCATCTGGGAGACGTAAGCATCGTAGCGGTATACGGCGGTTCCAGCATCGTACAGCAATTGCGTGACCTGAAGAGAGGCGTACACATCGTGATAGCAACTCCTGGTCGTTTGCTGGACATCATTGACCGTAAAGCGGTTAATTTCACAAACGTACGTTATGTAGTACTGGATGAAGCAGATGAAATGCTGAACATGGGTTTCCAGGAAGACATCAACAGTATTCTCTCTAATACACCTGAAGAGAAAACAACCTGGTTGTTTTCCGCTACCATGCCACAGGAAGTACGCCGTATCGCACAGAAATATATGAGCGATCCGTTCGAACTGACTGTAGGTAACAAAAACAGCGGTAACGTCAACATCGAGCACGAATACTATATTGTGCGCCCACGCGAAAAATATGCGGCACTGAAACGTATCGTGGATTTCAATCCTGAAATCTTCGGTATCATCTTCACCCGTACTAAAATAGAATCACAGGAAATCGCTGAATCACTGATCCGCGATGGTTACAACGCCGATGCACTGCATGGTGACCTGACCCAGCAACAGCGTGATAAAGTAATGAAACGTTTCCGTGAAAAATCACTGCAGGTACTCGTAGCAACGGACGTTGCTGCACGTGGTATCGACGTTGACAACGTAACACACGTCATCAACTACGAACTGCCTGATGACGTTGAAAACTACACCCACCGTTCCGGTCGTACCGCCCGTGCCGGTAAATCAGGGGTATCTATTGCTATCATTGGCAGCCGTGACACTGGTAAGATCCGTCAGATCGAGCGCGTAATCGGTAAGAAATTCCTGAAAGCTGAAGTACCAGACGGTTTCGCAGTATGTGAAAAACAACTGTTCGGCCTCGTACACAAAGTACACAGCGTAGTCGTAAACGAAGAGCAGATCGAGCCATACCTGGAACGCATATATGAAGAGTTCCAGAACATGAGCAAGGAAGAAATCATCAAACGTTTCGCTTCTCTCGAATTCAATCAGTTCCTGGAATACTACCAGGATGCGCCTGATCTGAACGTGAAAGAAGAAAAACGTACCTTCGAAGCTGGCGAACGTAGCACACGTGGTAATGGTAAATTTACCCGCCTGTTCATCAACCTGGGTTCAGTAGACGACTTTACCCGTGGCGATATGCTGCGCTATCTCTGCGATACCAGCGGCGTACGTGGTAACAAAATCGGTCGTATAGACCTGAAAGGTGTTTACTCCTTCTTCGAAGTAGAAAACGATGTGGTTGGAACATTCCAGGATACTTTCAAGAAAGCTGAGTACAATGGTCGCAGCGTAAGAATTGAAATGTCTCAGGATGGCGATCGCCGCAGAAGTGGTGGCCCAGGTGGTGGCGGCCGTAGCCGTGAAGACGGTGGTGGCAGACGTCGTTGGGAAGGTAGTGGAAGTGGCGGCGGTTCAAGCCAGCGCCCAGGATTGAAGAAGAGATACTAA